GCCCGCGCGGTGCCGGGCGATCCCTCCGGAGGAGACGAACATGTTCTTGCGGGGGAGCCCACCGAACGCCAGGAGCAGCTCGGTGTTCTCCGATATCTCCTGCCAGCTGTGCCACGAGTAGGGATCGCGGCCGGCCTCCCCGAGGACCAGCGGCCAGAAGGTCTCCGCGCAGCCCGCGCTGTAGGTCCCGATCGCGGACACGTGCCCACCGATGACGTTGAGGAAGCGGTGCACCTGGCTCTGGGCATGGTGGAACCTTCCCGCCGAGCCCCAGCCGTAGGACTTCCCGTAGATCGCGCTGTTGCCGTGCTCGCCGCGCACGCGCGCCAGCTCCTGGGCGGCCAGGTCCAGCGCCTGCTGCCACGAGACCTCGACGAAGTCCTCGTCACTGCGATCCCGGCGCCCTGGCCCTTCCTCCAACCAGCTGCGCCGGATCATCGGCCGGCCCACGCGCGTCGCGTGGTGGGCGGCTTCCGGGATGTTGCCGAGCAGCGGTGACGGGTCCGGGTCCACCGGATGCGGGGCCACCTCCAGGTCGCCACCCCGCAGGCGCCCGGTGAAGGCGCCCCAGTGCGAATGATGGACTCGCGGATCCGTGTCGCTGGACATGACTGCCTCTCGATCGTGAGCTGCGGGCCACGCGCGTCCATCGCACGCGGCCCAGGAGAGCTGCGGGTCAGTACGTCACCCAGTGGGCCTTGTTCATCCGCGCCGAGACGAGGACACCGATGCCCGCGCCCATGAGGACCACCGCGCCGGCGATCCAGGCCGGGGTGTGCCCGAGCTGCCCGATGAGCACGCCCATGGTCATCGGCCCCACCACGCCGCCCACCCAGGACCCTGCCTGGAGGTAGCTCGAGGACTTCGCCGGCGCACCGGGATGGCGGCGGACAACCGTCACGATGAGCAGTCCTGGCCAGCCCCACCCTGCCCCGTAGGCGAGGACCACAAGGACGACGAGGACGGCCGGGGTGCTGGCAACCGAGAGCCCGAACAGCGCCAGACCACCGACCACCATCAGCCCGGCAGTCAACGGCATCGCGGCACCCGGACGCCGGTCCAGGAAGCCCCCGCCCGCGATCCGCAAGACGATCGAGGCGAGTGCCCCGACGACGACGAGCCCGCCGGCCAGCATGGTGTCCGCCGTGCGCGCGACCACGAGCTCGACGAGGAAGGCGGCCATCCCCGTGGCGACGGCCGCCCCGCAGGCCGCGGCGATGCTCAGCGCCACCAGAGGGGCACGCCGAAACCCGCGAGCACGGACCTGGCTCGAAGACCGGTCGGATTTTCCTGCGCGCCGGCGTCGGGCGACGACCGACACCGACACCGAGACCGCTGCCGCACCGAGCGCGACGGCCAGGTAGGTGTACCGCCAGCCCACAATCACGGCGGCGACGGGCACCGCGGCACCGGCTAGCAGCATGGCCGCGGGAGTTGCGGCCTGCTTGACACCGAAGGCCAGACCTTGGCGGTCCGGCTCGATCGCGTCGGCGAGGAACTGCGCCGCCGCCAACTGGCCCACCGCACCCGCAGCACCGCTGAGGACCATCCCCAGGCCGAACACCCACGCGGTGGGCGCCACTGCCATCAACGCCAGGGCGAGAGCCGCAAGCCCCGCCGCGAGAGCCAGCGCTCGGCGGCTGTCGACACGACGGAGCCGGGCACCGACGGGCATGGCGGCCACCGCGGAGGCCGCCCAGTAGAGCGAGACGAGGATGCCCAGGCCTGCGGTGGTCAGGCCCAGGTCCGGCCGGACGAAGACGCTCAGCGCCCCGACGAGGAACACCGGGGCGAGTCCGGTGACGCTCACGGCCGTCGCGGTAACGATCCGTCCCAGACTTCCCACCGCCACCGAGGTCACCGCCGTCGGACCCGCCCTGGTCACTGGCCTGTGCGTCTCAGATCGGTCCGATAGGAGTATCGGTCGGGGTTATAGAACGAGTCGGTGAGCATCGGGTAGCGCCCCAAGTCGTCGTAGTAGAGCGTCACGACGTTGAGGACGGGATCTCCGGCTGCGCATTCGATCTGCTCGCACACTTCCCGGTCGCGCATGACGACCGGGATGATCTCCTGGATGCCGCCCGCGATCCGCTCCGAGAGCACCTGCTCCACACGGCCGACGACCGTGTCGATCTCGCTCTCGTGCGGTCCCAGACCGTCGAGACGCTCGGCGACTTCCGGAGCGACGAAGTGCGTGGAAATGGCGAAGGGCTGGTCGGCATGCAGGCGCCGCGTCACCGCCCGGCCGACGAACTCACCCGGGATCTGCAGCCGACCGGCGGCACCGACGTCGCGGACGACCTCCATTTCCGACAGCACCTCGACCCGGGTGCCTGGCCACGTGATCATCGCGTTCAGCGTGCCGACCACCCGGGAGAACTGGCCGGCCGGCCGGCTGGTGACGAATGTTCCGTTGCCCTGAATCCGGATGATGAGGCCGGCGGCGACGAGGATCTGCAGCGCTTCCCGTACGGTGTGCCGGCTAGCGGCGAACCGTCGGCCCAGCGCGGCCTCGGTCGGAAGCCGCCGGTCCTCGTCGTAGCGGCCGTCTCCGATTTCCTGCTCCAGGACATCGGCGATCTGCTGATACCGCGGCGGCGACTTCTGCTCCATCGCTTCAGCATCGGTCCTCACCTGCGACGACGCCACCTTGGTCCCGCTCACGCCTGGCCTCCGTCAGCACCGTCCACGTCGGCAAGAGTCGCGGTGAGGACCCTCATCGCCGTGAGCGCGGCGGGAAATCCGCAGTAGACGGCGGCATGGACCACCACCTCACCGAGTTCGCTCGGCTCGAGACCATTACGGACTCCTCCCCGAACGTGTACTGCAAGCTCCTCGTGACGACCAAGCGCGACCAGCATGGCTACCGTGACCAGGCTGCGCTCCCTGCGGGGCAGTTCATCACGTGCCCACACCTCGCCCCAGGCGAAGCTGCTGACCATTTCTTGCAGATCCGACTCCCAGGGCTGGACCGCGCCGGCGAACGCGCGGTCGACGTGGTCCTCGCCGAGCACCTGCGTGCGGACGGTGAGCCCCCGATCGTGTGAGTCGGCCCGAGCCTGCGCCACCGGCGGCCGGGCGGTCATGAGGCGCCCACCGCCGAGTGCTCGGCCAGCGAGTCCTCGCGGTTGCTCGCGGGGATGCCGAGTTCCGCGAGGATCTCCGCGCCGTGCTCGCCGAGGCTCGGCGGGACCCGTGTCGTCGCTGGGCGGGCACCGTCAAGGCTGAAGGCGGAGCCGACCACCCGGTAGCCGTCGATCTCGGCATGGTCGACGGCGCGGATGAGCCCGAGGGCCTCTGCCTGCGGGTCGACGGCGAGTTGCGCCATGTCCTGGATTGGTGCCACGGGGACGCCCACCGCGTCGAAGGTATCGACGAGCTCCGCAACGCTCCATCCGGCGAACGCCGCGTTGAGCTCGTCGCGCAGCTGTGCACGGTGCCTGACGCGGTCGGGGTTGCTCGTGAACCTCTCGTCTTGGAGGAGCGCGTCCAGGCCCACCGCCCGGCACGCCTTGGTGAACAAGGAGTCGTTGTTGGCCGCCAGCATGAAGAACCCGTCCCTGGCCCGGAACGCCTCGTACGGCGCGATCATCGCCGTGCCGGAGCCAGACCGCTCGGGCACCTGACCATTGGCGAAGTAGCTCGTGAGGGAGTGCGACATCCACGTGACGGCGGTCTCGTACAGGGACGTCTCGACCCGACGGACCGGCGTCCCGCGCTGACGCGAGAGCAACGCGGCCAGCACCCCGATGACCGACCAGAACCCGGTGCCCATGTCGATGATCGAGGTCCCCACCCGGACGGGCGGCGCACCCGGCTCGCCCGTCACGCTCATGAGACCACCACGGGCCTGGAGCAAGGAGTCGTACCCCGGCGCTCGCTCCAACGGACCGGTTGCGCCGTACGCCGTGATCGAGCAGTAGATGATCTCGGCGTTGAGGGCCTCCACCTGCTCGAACGTCAGTCCCAGCGACTCCCGTTTGTGCGTGAGGCCGTTGTGCACCAGCACGTCGGCCGAGCGCACGAGCTCGGTGAGTACGTCTTTGCCGTCGTCCGACTTCAGGTCGAGCTCGATGCTGCGCTTGTTGCGGTTGAAGGCCAGGAAGGCCGTGCTGGTGCCGTCCCAGAACGGCGGCCCCCAGGCGCGCGTGTCGTCACCCGCGCCGGCCCGTTCGACCTTGATGACATCCGCCCCGAGGTCCGCGAGCAGCATCGTCGTGAATGGACCGGCGACGCTATGCGTCACATCCAGCACCCGGATACCTGCCAATGGCAGCGTCTGGCTAGTCATGATCAACTCCTCCCCGCCGGGACGAGGCCCTCACGGGCGCCGTCTCCGACCATCTGCGTCAACGCCATCAGCTCTGCGATGGACCCGACGTCCTCCAGCCCCAGCACGGCAGTCCGCAGCTCGAGCGCCCGGTCGGGCCCGAGTGCTGGTCCCGCGTTCGCGGCGTACTTCTCCATCAGCTCGGCCGACTCGTCGACGGCCGCCGCGACGGTCTCGCCCACGAGACGTCGACCGTCCTTCAGCACGATCTCGACGTCCCCGCAGAAATCGTCGACGGATGCCCCGTCGCCGGCGTCGGCGCGATGGACACGCGCGGCCAGGTCGCGTATCCGCGGGTCCTTCAGCACCTCGTCCTCGATCTCACCGAGGGTGAAATTGCCACCCTGCACGATGCTGGCGGCGAGCACGTACGGGAGGCTGAACTGGGCACCGTACGCGGTCGTCACGGTGCGCTTGTCCTCGATCGGCTCCATGACGATCGCGGCTGCCACGTCGGAGACCGTGGTGTGGATCTCGGCGACCTCATCGGCCGTGAAGGAGCCCGCATCCATCATCCGCCGGACGGTGCGGATGTAGGCGTGGGTGAAGTGGCACGCCGGATACGGCTTGGTCGTCACCTCCAGCAGCTTCCACTGCGAGCCCAGGCTCGCCACGTCTGGGATGTGCGGCCCCGCCTGGCGGTCCGCGTGCGTGGCGTAAAGGCCGTGCTTGCCCTCGTAAACCTCGAGGGGGGCCGCGAAGCCGGAGCGTGCATAGGCTGCCGCCGTGATGCCGCATACGGCCGCCCAGCCCGCGTGGCTGCGCTTGGTCCAGGTGCCGTCCGTCAGGAACTGCAAGGTGCCGGCAGCCATGGTGCCGACGAGCCCCTGGGCATCCGCCACCGTCGCCGCCGATCCGCCCTTGAGTCGAGCGGCGACCATGGCGGCGCCGAACGCCCCGACGACGCCGGTCGGATGGAAGCCGTGCGCGTGGAACTCTCCGGAGGCCGCCTCACCCAGGCGTGCCAGCACTTCGACTCCGGCGACGTACGCGACCAGGAGCTCCTTCCCCGACGACCCCATCTCCTCGCCCAGCGGAAGAGCAGCGGCGAGGAGGGGAGCAGATGGGTGGAGGATGGCCCCGAGGTGCGTGTCGTCGAAGTCCAGCCCATGCAGCAGGATGCCGTTGAGGTGGGCAGCGTCCCGCAGCAGGTGGCGCCGGCTCAGCCCGATGACCGAGCTTCCCCCCGCCGAACCAGACTCCAGTTCGGCGACGGCTCGCTGCGCCCGCCGGAAGAATTTTTGCGGGACCGCTGCCACCGCCACCCCGAACGAGTCGAGGATGAGCTCCTTCGCACGTGAGATCACGGGCTCAGGGATCTCCTCGTACTCGAGAAGGGTGATGAACTCTGCGAA
This window of the Georgenia yuyongxinii genome carries:
- a CDS encoding GntR family transcriptional regulator, which translates into the protein MSGTKVASSQVRTDAEAMEQKSPPRYQQIADVLEQEIGDGRYDEDRRLPTEAALGRRFAASRHTVREALQILVAAGLIIRIQGNGTFVTSRPAGQFSRVVGTLNAMITWPGTRVEVLSEMEVVRDVGAAGRLQIPGEFVGRAVTRRLHADQPFAISTHFVAPEVAERLDGLGPHESEIDTVVGRVEQVLSERIAGGIQEIIPVVMRDREVCEQIECAAGDPVLNVVTLYYDDLGRYPMLTDSFYNPDRYSYRTDLRRTGQ
- a CDS encoding carboxymuconolactone decarboxylase family protein; translated protein: MTARPPVAQARADSHDRGLTVRTQVLGEDHVDRAFAGAVQPWESDLQEMVSSFAWGEVWARDELPRRERSLVTVAMLVALGRHEELAVHVRGGVRNGLEPSELGEVVVHAAVYCGFPAALTAMRVLTATLADVDGADGGQA
- a CDS encoding MmgE/PrpD family protein, with translation MQTRNIAPRGKSYSQAFAEFITLLEYEEIPEPVISRAKELILDSFGVAVAAVPQKFFRRAQRAVAELESGSAGGSSVIGLSRRHLLRDAAHLNGILLHGLDFDDTHLGAILHPSAPLLAAALPLGEEMGSSGKELLVAYVAGVEVLARLGEAASGEFHAHGFHPTGVVGAFGAAMVAARLKGGSAATVADAQGLVGTMAAGTLQFLTDGTWTKRSHAGWAAVCGITAAAYARSGFAAPLEVYEGKHGLYATHADRQAGPHIPDVASLGSQWKLLEVTTKPYPACHFTHAYIRTVRRMMDAGSFTADEVAEIHTTVSDVAAAIVMEPIEDKRTVTTAYGAQFSLPYVLAASIVQGGNFTLGEIEDEVLKDPRIRDLAARVHRADAGDGASVDDFCGDVEIVLKDGRRLVGETVAAAVDESAELMEKYAANAGPALGPDRALELRTAVLGLEDVGSIAELMALTQMVGDGAREGLVPAGRS
- a CDS encoding MFS transporter: MSVTGLAPVFLVGALSVFVRPDLGLTTAGLGILVSLYWAASAVAAMPVGARLRRVDSRRALALAAGLAALALALMAVAPTAWVFGLGMVLSGAAGAVGQLAAAQFLADAIEPDRQGLAFGVKQAATPAAMLLAGAAVPVAAVIVGWRYTYLAVALGAAAVSVSVSVVARRRRAGKSDRSSSQVRARGFRRAPLVALSIAAACGAAVATGMAAFLVELVVARTADTMLAGGLVVVGALASIVLRIAGGGFLDRRPGAAMPLTAGLMVVGGLALFGLSVASTPAVLVVLVVLAYGAGWGWPGLLIVTVVRRHPGAPAKSSSYLQAGSWVGGVVGPMTMGVLIGQLGHTPAWIAGAVVLMGAGIGVLVSARMNKAHWVTY
- a CDS encoding CaiB/BaiF CoA transferase family protein is translated as MTSQTLPLAGIRVLDVTHSVAGPFTTMLLADLGADVIKVERAGAGDDTRAWGPPFWDGTSTAFLAFNRNKRSIELDLKSDDGKDVLTELVRSADVLVHNGLTHKRESLGLTFEQVEALNAEIIYCSITAYGATGPLERAPGYDSLLQARGGLMSVTGEPGAPPVRVGTSIIDMGTGFWSVIGVLAALLSRQRGTPVRRVETSLYETAVTWMSHSLTSYFANGQVPERSGSGTAMIAPYEAFRARDGFFMLAANNDSLFTKACRAVGLDALLQDERFTSNPDRVRHRAQLRDELNAAFAGWSVAELVDTFDAVGVPVAPIQDMAQLAVDPQAEALGLIRAVDHAEIDGYRVVGSAFSLDGARPATTRVPPSLGEHGAEILAELGIPASNREDSLAEHSAVGAS